Within the Deltaproteobacteria bacterium genome, the region GGACGGCTTACTATAAGCCCAGGCCGGGTAGCTGACTTCGAATTCCAAACTTTCCGACTCGATTGGACCTATGCCACTGACCAGCTCCAGATTGACGGCCAACTGCGGGAAAAGGCCGACGGCCCCGGCTTGCTGCTAAACGGGCAGATTCCCCTGTCTCTGTCTTTTTGCCCCCTGGTAGTCCAGGCTCGAGAACAAGGGTTGCAGATTCGGCTGCAAGGGGAAAAGCTCAACCTGGCGATGGTGTCCGACCTGATCCCGGCGGTGGAGGCGGCCCAAAGCGGCCTTGAGGTCCAGGCCCAATTAACTGGTAGTCTAAAAAATCCTCACATCGCGGGGAAAGTCAAGTGGGGATCAGGATTTCTCAAATTACGGGAAGCCGGAGTGCCCTATGATCTGGCTGCTGGGGAATTGCATCTGGACCAGGAAAAGGTAACCTTGCCCTGTCTGGTTTTACATAGCGGCGAGGGCCGGGCCTCTCTGAGCGGAACCATGACCCTGGTCGGGTTAGAGCCCCGCGCAGTGGATTACCGCTTGCAATCGACTAACTTCCTGGCCCTGAATCGGGCCGGATCGCGCGCCGTGGCCAATGGCCAGATTAACCTGAGCGGCACCTGGCCCCACCTGGAAGTGCACGGTCAAGTAACCATACCTGAAGCCCAGATTAAGTTGAGCCTCTTCCAGGCCGCAGGCCACCCGGAGATTCGGGTAATCAAGCCCCAGAAAGCATCCCCGGTCCAGACCCCGGCCCAGAAAGAATCGGAAGATTCGGCTTTATGGAAAAATCTGTTGATCAAATTAAATATAAAACTCCCAGGCAAGGTATGGGTGCGTGAGAAGGATCTGAAAGCCAACCTGACCGGCGGCATCAGGGTAATCAAAATCCCCCCCCGACCGCTGTTCCTGGCTGGCAAAGTTCAATCCTTGCAGGGCAGCATTATTCTCAACCGTAAGGTCTTCGACATCGAACATGCCTTGGTCACCTTCCCGGGATCTCCGGGGGGATTGATAATGTTGGATGCCCGGGCCCGTCATGAGATGGATGATGTAACCCTAATCATCGTGGCTTCGGGGCCGGTAACCAATCCTCGCACCCACCTGGAGAGCATGCCGCCGCTGTCTCAGCCCGATGTCTTGTCTTATCTGCTGTTTGATCGGCCGGCCAACGCCATTACCCGCGAACACGGCGCAATGAGCATTCTAGGAGGCATCACCGCCGAAAAGATGAAAGACTTTTTCGGCGGAGCCATACCTTTGGTGGAAAGTCTGAGCCTTAACGGCGGGGGCGGTGCAGTGGGAGTAGGAAAAAAATTAACCAAGGATATTACCGTTTCTTACGAACGCAACCTCGATCCCTTAAGTGCGGAGGACGTCAATCAATTCCGGGTGGAATACAAGCTCAATAAATATCTTAGCCTGGAAAGTCAATTCGGCCGCCGCAATCCTGGCGGGGATATTTTTCTCAATTTTGATTTCTGACCCAAGATTGGGGAGGTTTCAGGTTTCCCGTTGCGGTTTTTAACGCTGTAGAAAAGCGTCAGATTCCGCCACTTTTAAACTTTTATGCTGCCAGGGTGATAAAAATAACCTTAAAAATTAGCAAGTTATAATCTCCTGCGCCTGTTCCACCACTTCCCGCAGGCGGGAGAAGACCTGACCGGGAGACTGGTTCAACCGCTCCCGGAGGCGAGCCAGGGCCAAGGGGATATATTGGGCAAATTGGGGCTTGCCTTTGACCCGGGTGAGATAGCCAAAGGCTCCCAAAATCTGCAAATTACGGCACAGCGCCAGATAATAGAACTGTTCTTCAAAGGCCTGGTCTTTGACCGGAAGATAGCCTTTCAAAATTTCCAGATAATATTGCCGGAGCCGGTCTTGCCAGTCCGGGGGCAGGGCGACATAGGGGTCGAGGAGGAGGGCAGCCAGATCGTAAGGCAAAGGTCCCAACCGACTGCCCTGAAAATCGATCAGGCGCAAACAGCCATCTTTAATCATCAGATTACGGGACTGGAAATCACGGTGTAACAAATATTGTTCACCGGGGGTCAGGGCCCGGGCCAATAGCTGTGAAAAATCGGCCTCCAGCTCACCCGGCGCAACCGCCATGCCTAAGAAGTTTTGCAAAAACGCCTGGACAAAATAATGGCACTCCCGTCTCCGCACCAGTTGGTCGTCGTAAACCGGGGTATCAAAACACCAGGCCGGGTTGAAGCCCTGGTAGCCCTTGATCTGTAAACGAACCAGCAGTTCCAGGGCCTGTCGGTACCAGTCCAGAATTGATTCGGAGTGGGGCCGGGCCTGAACCTCGTCTTGCAGGTTCCAGTCTCCCAGGTCCTCAAGTAAAAACCAGTCTTCTTCCCGACAATAATGGTAGATTTCCGGCACCGGCAGGCCTTGATGCCACAGATGGCGACCGATAAAAAAATAGGAATCATTTTCGGTTACCGCTGCTCCTGGTGGTTGGCCCTGATAAAGCAAGACCAGGGGCCGCTCCTCAGCGTGGAGCCGAAAAAACCGGCGGTCTGAGCCGTCCCCGGAAAGGGGCGACAGTCCCAGGAGCTGTCCGCCCAGGGCGGCTACCGCCCTCTGTAGTTGCTCGGTAATGAGGATTTTGTCCATGGGCCGCATTCTTTATTCGACCAACTCCGGCAATATAACCTTCAGCATCAGTATAAGCTAAAGCAAACATTGTCCCTGGGCCGAGTGCCGGACCCAGGCTTTCTGGCCGACAATGCAATCGCTCAGGTTAACATCCGCATCGATTCTGGCGTCGGCCCAGATCACGGTATTTTTTAGACTGACTCTGGCTCCGATCCGAACCCCGGGCCCGATACAGACGCCTCCGGCAGTGCGGACCCCGTCTCCCAAAACGACCCCCTCCCCCAGGCAGGGGTCAGTAAGGGGTGGAAAAAATCGGGCCACGCCGGAGATTTCCCCGGCTAACAGTCGCCGATGGACCTCCAGATAAGCCTCCGGAGTGCCAATGTCTTGCCAGTAATGGCCCTCTACCACCTGGGCAGCGATTTTCCCACCCGCAGCGATAGCTTCCTGGTATTGATCGATGATGTTGATGACCTTGCCCGGCGGCATCCGCTCCAACAGTCGAGGCGAAACTACCTGCACCCCGGTAAAGGCCAAGGGCGGTCCGACTGCCTCTGGGGGGCAGGGTTGGCCAAAACCGGCAATATGGCCGGCAGCATTTCTCCAGACTTGATTAAAGCGAGGGCAATGATGCAGCCCCAGAGTGGCCAGGGCCTGCTCCTGGTGCGCCTGATAAATTTCGGTCAGATTTAGATCCGTAACAATGTCGCAGTTAATTACCAGAAACGGCTGGTCTCCCAAAAAGTCGGCCAGCTTTTTAAGGCCGCCGCCGGTTCCCAAGATCTCTGGCTCATAGCTGAGATGCGATTGCACTCCAGCCGGGAGGTGTTGTTCCACAAAGGCTCGCATCTCTGGAGCCCGGTGATGGATATTGATGCCGATCTGATAAAACCCGGCCTCCTGGAGTTGCGCGATTATCAGTGCTAACAGCGGCCGGTTGAGAATTGGAAACAAGGGCTTGGGAACCCGGTCGCTGAGAGGCCGCAGGCGGGTTCCCAGGCCGGCAGCCAGAATTACTGCCTTCATTTTTTATAGGCTAGCTTGCGTAAGATTTCCTGACGCCAGCTTTTGCCTTCTGGACCTTCGACCCCCCGGGGCGACAGCCCGTCGATAACCCCCAGAATGCCCCGGCCCTGATCGGTCTGGGCCAGGATGACTTCCACCGGGTTAGCGGTGGCACAATAAATGTTACAGACTTCCTGGCACTGCTTGATGGCGTTCAGCACATTAATCGGAAAGGCATTGCGCAGCAGCACATTAAAGGTGTGTCCAGCCGCCAGGCGTCGGGCATTTTCGGTAGCGGCTTCCATCAGCTCCTGGTCATTGCCCTCGAAGCGGATCAGGCAATCGCCGGAGGATTCGCAAAAGGCCAGGCCGAACTGGATGCCGGGGACCGCGCCTACCAAAATTTCATAGAGATCTTCAACAGTTTTAATAAAATGGGACTGACCCAGAATAAGATTGGCGCCCTCCGGGATATTCAGACGTTCAACTTTAAGTTCCATCTTTTCCCCCTCCAGAGCCAAGGTTAAGTTCAGTCTTAGGGACGATTCTGCCGGGTTCTGATTTTTGACACCTTAGCCAATAAGTGGTATTATAATATTGTCAAATCGCCCCTGACAAGCGATAATCGGTTGAAGTTATCCCGGTTGCTGGAATTTATGATGAGTCAAAGCCGGTTGTCCCATGGCCCGATTTTAAAGACTAAACATCATTGATGCCCTATAAAGCTTATCCGCCGCCTGGAACCCCGCCCGGCACCCTGGTGAGGGCCCCGGAGAGGGCCGTGGTGCCTTCGCGGCTCAGGGTTATCAGGTACGACCCCACCGAACTAGAAGAGCTTTCCGAGGCCACGGTAGCTGACTGTCAGAGCCTGACGGAGCGCGGGGGTGTCCTATGGGTACATCTCGAAGGGCTTGGTAACTTTGAACTTTTACAGGAGCTGGGCCATCTTTTGCAGTTACACCCGCTGGCCCTGGAAGATGTGGCCGAAGGCCGCGCCCTTACCAAGGTCGAGGATTACGACACGTTCCTGTTTATCCTGACCCGCATGATGCATGGCGATGCTAAATTATCCAGCGAACAGATCAGCCTGTTTCTGGGACCACAATTTCTGCTCAGTGGCTGCAAAATAGGAGGAAACTGATTGCGAGCGTGGTTTTTTAAGAGCTTGCTGATCCTGGTGGCCGGGCTATGGTTGAGTGCGGCGGTCGGACGGGCCGAACCGGTTAAATTGGGGTTATATCTGCCCATGACCGGCGCTGCGGCAGCGATGGGGGAAATGGTTTGGGAGGGAGTCCAGATCGCCCACCAGATGCAACCCTCGGTTTTGGGGCGCAAAATCACCCTAGCCCTGGTGGACACCAAAAGCGACAAGATCGAGGCGGCCAATGCGGTCAGCCGCCTGCTGGAAAAGGAAAAGGTGGTGGCCATCATCGGTGAGGTGATCAGCGGCGACACTTTAGCCGGGGCGCCGATCGCCGAGCGGGCCCAGGTTCCCAATATTACTCCTACGGCCACCAATCCCCTGGTGACCCAGAACCGCCGCTATACCTTCCGGGCCTGTTTTGTAGATAATTTCCAGGGGCGGGTGGGAGCCCGGTTTGCCTGGGAGAACCTTAAGGCCCGCCGAGTGGCGGTAATTATTGATCAGGCCCAGGATTACTGTGTCGGCCTGGCCAGCTTTTTCATGCGAGAATTCAAGAACTTGGGCGGTCAGATCGTCTCCATCACCTATATCCAAACCGGCGACCAGGATTTTACCGCCCAGATTTCGGCCTTAAAAGGCAGCCGGCCTGACCTCATCTATGCCCCCAACTACTATGCCGAAGACGCCCTCTTGGCCAAACAGGTTCAAGACTTGGGCTTACGGATACCCATACTGACCGGGGACGGGGCCCAGGTGCCGGAGTTGCTGACCATTGGCGGCAATGCCGTGGAAGGCATGTATTTTACCGCCCATTTTCACCGGGAGGCCGCGGCTACCCCTCTGGCCCGACAATT harbors:
- a CDS encoding phosphotransferase produces the protein MDKILITEQLQRAVAALGGQLLGLSPLSGDGSDRRFFRLHAEERPLVLLYQGQPPGAAVTENDSYFFIGRHLWHQGLPVPEIYHYCREEDWFLLEDLGDWNLQDEVQARPHSESILDWYRQALELLVRLQIKGYQGFNPAWCFDTPVYDDQLVRRRECHYFVQAFLQNFLGMAVAPGELEADFSQLLARALTPGEQYLLHRDFQSRNLMIKDGCLRLIDFQGSRLGPLPYDLAALLLDPYVALPPDWQDRLRQYYLEILKGYLPVKDQAFEEQFYYLALCRNLQILGAFGYLTRVKGKPQFAQYIPLALARLRERLNQSPGQVFSRLREVVEQAQEIITC
- a CDS encoding NDP-sugar synthase, translating into MKAVILAAGLGTRLRPLSDRVPKPLFPILNRPLLALIIAQLQEAGFYQIGINIHHRAPEMRAFVEQHLPAGVQSHLSYEPEILGTGGGLKKLADFLGDQPFLVINCDIVTDLNLTEIYQAHQEQALATLGLHHCPRFNQVWRNAAGHIAGFGQPCPPEAVGPPLAFTGVQVVSPRLLERMPPGKVINIIDQYQEAIAAGGKIAAQVVEGHYWQDIGTPEAYLEVHRRLLAGEISGVARFFPPLTDPCLGEGVVLGDGVRTAGGVCIGPGVRIGARVSLKNTVIWADARIDADVNLSDCIVGQKAWVRHSAQGQCLL
- a CDS encoding adenosine-specific kinase, producing MELKVERLNIPEGANLILGQSHFIKTVEDLYEILVGAVPGIQFGLAFCESSGDCLIRFEGNDQELMEAATENARRLAAGHTFNVLLRNAFPINVLNAIKQCQEVCNIYCATANPVEVILAQTDQGRGILGVIDGLSPRGVEGPEGKSWRQEILRKLAYKK
- a CDS encoding ABC transporter substrate-binding protein, producing MRAWFFKSLLILVAGLWLSAAVGRAEPVKLGLYLPMTGAAAAMGEMVWEGVQIAHQMQPSVLGRKITLALVDTKSDKIEAANAVSRLLEKEKVVAIIGEVISGDTLAGAPIAERAQVPNITPTATNPLVTQNRRYTFRACFVDNFQGRVGARFAWENLKARRVAVIIDQAQDYCVGLASFFMREFKNLGGQIVSITYIQTGDQDFTAQISALKGSRPDLIYAPNYYAEDALLAKQVQDLGLRIPILTGDGAQVPELLTIGGNAVEGMYFTAHFHREAAATPLARQFIQAYESTNRKELDAFAALGADCYFLLHHAIETAQSTHGPQIRQALTTIKDFPAVSGTITIGPDNNPIKEMVINKVKNGRFVYVTTIKAY